One Gossypium hirsutum isolate 1008001.06 chromosome A11, Gossypium_hirsutum_v2.1, whole genome shotgun sequence genomic window carries:
- the LOC107923748 gene encoding uncharacterized protein, with product MGINHFILALISLTCLFSFSTSTDAPPPLFDASGSASLKLYDMIEIMSESPSPFAFDGTILESIEDVLSILPGGVDPALQEICGNTDHPVECIKATMPFLDEKAPIKPLSVLKAGVEAMDNQTKNALAEVTKLSMNPTTLKNVVPILQTCIDVYNNILNNDQKSLEAITNHNLVKLSTELGANVENVLGCENAFKQAKLESPMKEMDAKLAKIISNTLTIGVDLVHF from the coding sequence ATGGGAATCAACCATTTCATCCTTGCACTTATCTCCCTCACCTGTCTCTTCTCCTTCTCAACCTCTACCGATGCACCTCCACCCCTTTTTGATGCTTCTGGCTCCGCTTCTTTGAAACTTTATGATATGATTGAGATCATGTCAGAATCACCATCTCCATTTGCATTCGATGGTACAATATTGGAAAGTATTGAGGATGTGTTAAGCATACTACCTGGAGGTGTTGACCCTGCCCTTCAGGAAATTTGTGGGAACACTGACCACCCCGTCGAATGTATAAAAGCAACTATGCCATTCCTAGATGAGAAAGCTCCTATTAAGCCTCTTTCTGTCCTTAAAGCTGGGGTTGAAGCAATGGATAACCAGACCAAAAATGCATTGGCTGAGGTTACAAAGCTCTCAATGAACCCTACTACCCTTAAAAATGTTGTTCCCATCCTTCAAACATGCATCGATGTCTACAATAATATTCTTAACAATGACCAAAAATCCCTTGAAGCCATCACTAATCATAACCTTGTCAAGTTGAGCACAGAGTTAGGCGCTAATGTGGAAAACGTACTCGGTTGTGAAAATGCATTCAAACAAGCTAAGCTTGAATCACCGATGAAAGAGATGGATGCAAAGCTTGCAAAGATCATTAGCAACACCTTGACCATTGGTGTCGACCTGGTCCACTTTTAA
- the LOC121209966 gene encoding uncharacterized protein: protein MAEYEACIMGLQAAIERGIKTLEVYGDSTLVIYQLRGEWETRDPKLINNRMVVLGLLREFDDITFNYLSRDENQMADALATLASMIKANKEEEMRPIQMNVYEFPASCCNLKEEENGDNPWYQDILRYVRDRKYPAQASENDKRTLRRLVCDYVLDGDVLYKRRKDQNFYWGNSVLISLRDGSSFTY, encoded by the exons ATGGctgaatacgaagcatgcatcatggggctCCAAGCGGCTATAGAAAGAGGCATAAAAACcctggaagtatatggagattctacGTTAGTAATCTATCAGCtaagaggtgaatgggagacaagagaccctaagttgatcaaTAATCGaatggtagttttggggttactaagagagttcgatgacatcaccttcaacTATCTCTCACGAGATGAGAACCAGATGGCGGATGCTTTAGCGACCTTGGCTTCGATGATTAAGGCAAACAAAgaggaagagatgagaccaattcaaatgaaTGTCTATGAATTTCCAGCTAGCTGTTGTAACCTTAAAGAGGAAGAAAACGGTGACaatccttggtatcaggatatattgcgatatgtaagAGATCGTAAATATCCAGCACAGGCATCtgaaaatgacaaacgaaccCTGAGAAGATTAGTTTGTGACTATGTTTTGGACGGGGATGTTctgtacaagagaaggaaagaccaa aacttctactggggcaactccgtTCTCATTAGTTTACGGGATGGaagtagttttacctattga
- the LOC121209968 gene encoding uncharacterized protein → MQVQPPLLEKETTMLFINTLKAPFITDMIGSTTKSFADIVMAGEMIENAIRGGRIEGEVVKRSAPRRKDNEVNNTSGFNSKVVIVSQPKVATIGQQDSQKQESNTRYERMQFTPIPVTYRELYQNLYDGHAIAPFHLKPLQPPYPKWYDANARCEYNAGISGHSIENCTGFKKAVERLIKNGVLKFESTQNTENPLPNHDNQRVNAIGEAAEKREKENVDEIRMPMRVIWEEMMKRGMLTSKNTKERTWDYGEFHEDCEEFKTLVQGFIDNKELQVYEGSSSEKQVCVLENEQQKTGRPRIIISLPGNNEMGTPAAPKVIIHTPTPFPYKDSKKVPWSYDCSVTVPGEESIASASKDVQDEGSHTWSGKRYDIGDVRLEPTKPKNVEIEKKSEVSVNEPVREEEAKEFLKFLKHSEYSIVEQLHKQPARISVLALLLSSEVHREALLKVLNETYITHDISVNKLDRLPIDSSHMKTCHNVVRAFDETERKVMGRIDIPLEIGPNTYEVDFLLVTDGRLITINAEEDIIAAVTSKPPYVETNEEAIECSFRSLEIVNATFISEGSEVPVPRMSRATRMAL, encoded by the exons ATGCAGGTTCAACCACCACTGTTGGAGAAGGAGACCactatgttatttattaatacgCTGAAAGCCCCATTTATTACTGATATGATTGGAAGCACTACTAAAAGTTTTGCGGACATAGTTATGGCAGGAGAGATGATAGAGAATGCCATAAGAGGAGGAAGAATTGAGGGGGAAGTAGTCAAAAGATCAGCCCCaagaagaaaagacaatgaggtaAACAATACAagtggttttaattcaaaagtagtCATAGTTAGCCAGCCCAAAGTAGCCACAATTGGGCAACAAGACTCTCAAAAGCAGGAATCCAACACTAGGTATGAGAGGATGCAATTTACACCTATACCTGTGACGTATAGGGAGCTTTATCAGAATCTATATGATGGGCATGCTATAGCCCCTTTCCACTTAAAACCATTACAACCTCCgtatcctaaatggtatgatgcaaatgccagATGTGAGTATAATGCTGGAATATCGGGGCACTCAATCGAGAATTGTACTGGATTCAAGAAAGCTGTAGAGAGGTTGATCAAGAATggggttttaaaatttgagagTACCCAAAATACTGAGAATCCTTTGCCGAACCATGACAATCAGAGAGTAAATGCCATTGGTGAAGCCGCtgaaaaaagggaaaaggaaaatgTTGATGAGATAAGGATGCCTATGAGGGTAATCTGGGAGGAGATGATGAAGAGAGGTATGTTGACCTCTAAAAATACGAAAGAAAGAACGTGGGACTACGGTGAGTTCCATGAAGATTGCGAGGAATTCAAGACCTTGGTGCAAGGCTTCATAGACAACAAAGAGCTACAGGTTTATGAAGGTAGCTCTAGTGAAAAGCAAGTTTGTGTGCTGGAAAATGAACAGCAAAAAACCGGTAGACCAAGGATCATTATCTCCCTGCCAGGGAATAATGAAATGGGGACACCAGCAGCGCCCAAGGTTATTATCCATACACctactcctttcccttacaaggatagcaaaaaagTACCATGGAGTTATGACTGTAGCGTGACGGTGCCGGGAGAAGAAAGCATAGCCAGTGCATCTAAGGATGTACAAGATGAAGGTTCCCATACGTGGagtgggaagcgttatgataTAGGGGACGTCAGACTGGAGCCTACAAAACCCAAGAATgttgaaattgagaaaaagagtgAAGTATCTGTTAACGAGCCAGTAAGGGAGGAGGAAGctaaggaatttctaaagttccttaagcatagtgAGTACAGTATAGTCGAGCAGTTGCATAAGCAACCAGCACGCATATCGGTTTTAGCTTTACTACTAAGCTCTGAAGTGCATCGAGAAGCGTTGTTGAAGGTACTCAACGAGACATATATTACTCATGATATATCTGTCAATAAGTTGGACCG attacccattgacagttcGCATATGAAGACGTGTcataatgtggtaagagcctttgacGAAACTGAAAGGAAAGTAATGGGACGAATTGACATCCCTCTAGAGATTGGACCAAATACGTATGAAGTTGACTTCCTA TTGGTGACGGATGGACGCTTGATAACCATCAATGCAGAGGAGGACATCATAGCAGCCGTCACTAGTAAGCCTCCTTATGTGGAGACAAATGAGGAGGCTATTGAGTGTTCTTTTCGTTCCTTGGAAATTGTTAATGCTACCTTCATTTCGGAGGGAAGCGAGGTGCCGGTTCCCAGGATGTCTAGAGCAACAAGGATGGCCCTATAA
- the LOC121209969 gene encoding uncharacterized protein produces MSELSGYTRISVTQNNLQELKEIWDQWGNETKQLFYGNYRDLPYLLDVQIDEHLFRALAQFWNPAYSCFTFGEVDLAPTVEEYTALLRCPRIKEKGECKCISWDALKDLILIHPNKAKSVDVFALSLYGLMVFPRALGYVDEATTDLFHRLSKRVTSVPAILAETFRSLGACRKAGAGRFVGCAQLLLAWFYSHFRLIDKVVCRVFFEDYSPLKDIVASIRKVDVPEENWIALLQNLQSKDVKWRAPWMIPGEVLYRCGSFNWVPLLGILGAIGYAPLLVLRQFGLRQFVPATHGLTQSEFAYREADYKKRVGEISNAWNKTCRLKGVTISPATTSEYVE; encoded by the exons ATGTCGGAGCTGTCAGGATATACTCGCATCAGTGTTacgcagaataatctccaagagcttaaggagATTTGGGATCAATGGGGCAACGAGACTAAACAATTATTCTACGGTAATTACAGAGACTTACCTTACTTGCTCGATGTTCAAATAGATGAGCACTTGTTTCGAGCCctcgctcagttttggaatccagCGTACAGTTGCTTTACTTTCGGGGAGGTAGATTTGGCGCCTACTGTAGAGGAGTACACTGCTTTGTTACGTTGTCCCAG aattaaagagaagggCGAGTGCAAGTGCATTTCATGGGATGCTTTGAAGGATCTGATTTTGATACACCCTAATAAAGCAAAAAGTGTagatgtttttgccttaagtttGTACGGATTGATGGTGttccctagggctttgggatatgtggatgaggCAACCACGGATCTTTTCCATAGACTCAGTAAGAGGGTCACCTCTGTCCCTGCAATATTGGCAGAGACATTCAGGTCCTTAGGCGCATGTAGGAAAGCTGGCGCAGGCAGGTTTGTTGGTTGTGCACAATTGCTTCTAGCTTGGTTCTATAGTCATTTTCGGTTGATAGATAAGGTCGTTTGTCGGGTTTTCTTTGAGGATTACTCACCGCTGAAGGACATAGTCGCTTCAATTAGGAAAGTTGATGTTCCAGAGGAGAATTGGATTGCACTACTTCAAAATCTTCAGTCGAAAGATGTTAAGTGGAGAGCTCCGTGGATGATTCCTGGTGAGGTTCTTTACCGTTGCGGCAGTTTCAATTGGGTCCCTTTATTGGGAATTTtgggtgccattggttatgctCCCTTGCTCGTGTTAAGGCAATTCGGTTTGAGGCAGTTCGTGCCAGCAACTCATGGGCTAACTCAAAGTGAGTTCGCATATAGAGAAGCCGATTACAAGAAAAGGGTCGGTGAGATCTCTAACGCTTGGAACAAGACGTGCCGGTTGAAAGGAGTAACTATTAGCCCTGCTACGACTTCAGAATATGTTGAATAG